From Poecilia reticulata strain Guanapo linkage group LG3, Guppy_female_1.0+MT, whole genome shotgun sequence:
GCATCATCGATCAGGAGGTTTGGCCTCTGAGCTCATCGTGCCTCAGGGTGAAAGTCTTCAAACGCAAACACGTAAAAAGTTCTCGTTCCAGGCTGCTGCGTATTATTGCCTTTAATGTTGATATGTGGATTTTTGTGGCTAAATCTCAAGGCTTTCCTGCAATTTCTAACGGTTTGTTTTGGCCTTTCACAGCCAGGCCAACCTTTGAACACTGTGCAGAGAAAGAGTAACTGTAAAGCCAAATTcatttacagctttaaaaaacaaaatcaatatattgtttttaccaTAAAAGCTTTAATATATTGCACAgacttaaaaacaaccaataatTCACACGAACATGAAACTTTACACGATTTCAATAAGGTCTAGATTGTTGATAAATCCAGTCTGCACTGTCAATGACCTCCAACTCTAGAACCTTTCTGCGTCATTTCTTTGCGTATaagcttaaaatacattttgtattacATTTTACCAGTGGCAGGGTTAAATGAAGGACAGAACTTTTCTCCAAAGGAGATTTGAgccaacagaaaatgtaaaaaagaatgaaagtacataaaataaaatttatctCCCAGCAATTCCTCTACAAATTCAATTGTTTGAAGTACAACTGTTGTCATCCAGATATTATTTTCcagatgtattaaaaatatctatCACGTTCCATTTCCAACCCCCCAACATCCCCCAACCCCGGCAGGTCAAGATTTGGTTTCAGAACCGGAGGATGAAGTGGAAGCGGAGCAGGAAAGCAAAGGAGCAAGCATCCGCCTCCAGCAAGGCGGAGGGGGAGCAGCTTAGAGGTGGAGGAAAATTAACCAGTGACAAAACAGACGAGGCCAGACGAGGTTTAAATGTGGACGGCAGACGGGCAGGCTACGGGTTGGAGGACGGAGAGGATGGGGAGGACGACGAGGTAgacgaagaggaagaagaagaggaggaggaggaggaggacgggaGCCAGCATGGGTATCGCATCACCGTGAGCAACAAAGTTGAAATATCACGGTCCACAGACTTCTTGCAGCACCGGAGCAAGCTCGGCTACAACCCCCTCAGCCCGTTCTCTGATGATGAGCTGGAGGGGGTTCAGGTAGGAGGAGGAGATCGGAAGATTGGGGCAGGACTGTGAGGAGACCCCAGGAAGACCCCGAATGTTACAGAGATTCTACCAGGACAGCTGCTCAAAAAGCAGCTGCTTGTGTTTACTCTAAAAGACAGTTTCCAATGCAGAAAAAtaagtctgttttcatttccatcaaaaaagtattttcttttttcttttaagaaacaAATCCCACTAATAATTAACACAGCACATTCTGGACTAATTAGTAtctgaataaaatcaatttatacACTGTAAACTTTGTAGCATGCgaaaaaataagcttttatcATCCTGCAGATATGCCATTTATTATTTGGCAACATCCTGTTTGTTAAACCTGCTGACAGCTGGAGCTCAACCCTGATAAAAACAGGCTTTCTGTAAATGAAGGATGTAAAGACACTCTGAGGACAAACAGCTTGTGCTGCGTTCAAGAGCCACGAAGGTAAAACAGGTTGCATGGTACTGCGACGTGAACGTCACGtgttttgatgtaaatatcACTGTTTGTCTGTCATTGCTAACGTTGATGAATCCGTTCCTGTCGCTGACATGCAAGTGAAtgagtttaatttatttgaatggtTGCAAAGATGAATTAGAATCGTATTTATGTCAAACGTGTCTGTGGTAcaactgtgaaataaaaaaaagtgaaagcaaCAAACgactttaaattattcaacTGTTTTCACACTCTCATTCATTATTCATtggtaaacaaaataataaaaaaaaaacctgattgttTACAACTTGTATGCACCTGTTGGCCACACAAATGCCAAATAGAAAtaccatgtttgtttctgtgtgtagACTGTGCCTGTTGTAAAAACTCCTGCTGGTTGTTTCCTGCAGTTGTGTAATGCACATCAAAATTTTCACATCAGCTGCAATTTAGCAAAAGGCTCCCAGATATCAATTAGGTGGTATTTGCTGATAGCCAAATAATTAAACTAATGAAGGGAAGCAAAGCAATCAAAAGCCTAATGGTGAGGGGTCACACAAGGCCATTTTTTAACAGCAACAGCACATTTAGCTGAAGTGGCTCAGACTTTTATTGGGCACCAGTGTGATTAAGGAGCAGATTGGTGTACAGCTGATGAGGTGTGTTTTCACCCCATGTTAGACCACAACCACATGTGAGATTACATGATTTCACAGAAGAtcctggctttttttttctttttaagcacaaaaaacaagtttctttaaaaactggaATTGTAGTTTGTTATCTTGTCTGCCAATGAGACCGTTCGTTCAGTCTCACTGGCAACCCAGGATCAGTCACAGTTGTGAATGGAGAATAAAGGATTAATCCTATAAAGAGAATAAAGGATTAATCCCACTCTATAAAACAATTCTTGTTTTCCCACTCTATAAAACAATTCTTGTTTTATAGAGTGGGAAAAGGCTGAAGGAAATCAAAAGCAACTGTACAGCATGCAAGACAAATTCACATATGCAACATGGCTCTCACAGTGAACATCCACCTGTTAGAAATGTCCAGATTTatgttgaaaattttaaaaagcaaaaaggtgCATAAATATAAACTAATGCTTTGTTTTGCCACTGTTTTGTCCAGTCACATCATGTGGTTTCCCTGTGTTTGCACCTAAATCTGATTAACCAGAAACAGTTCAGCTGTCACTTTCATTCCTGCATGGCTGCAGCTGGTTCCAGTGTGCATCATTCATGTGTCTGCATCGAGCTACATAGAAACAGTTATTACAAAATCAAATAGTTGAATTTCCCTCTGTAATAAATGAAGTATTTGTTATTCAACTCAGTTAAATGACTTCTATCATTGGTAAAATGTTCATAGCACGTCCCTACAAATGACAACTGAGTGTGCAAAGCAAATAATATGCACACTATACCTACAAACCAGCTACAGTATATANNNNNNNNNNNNNNNNNNNNNNNNNNNNNNNNNNNNNNNNNNNNNNNNNNNNNNNNNNNNNNNNNNNNNNNNNNNatatatatattcaaaatgtctatATATTGAGAGCAAAGTGGGGACAGTGTCACATTCTTTGACCAAATGAAAACTGTATCTGATTCCatcaaaattaataaacatcaATATTTGTTAACGTCATGAATTCACTCTAATACTACGTATCTTAGTGTGAAAGGAAGAACACTGAAGCACACACTTTGTCCACACCCAGCCGATTCAAAGATGTGAATCAGTTGGGTGTGGTTACTTTCATAAAGGTACAACTTCTGATTGAAAAatgatttacagaaaacaaaacaattaaatctaACGAAGAAGCAAACATGATTTTCAAGTCAAATTGATGATTAGGATAAACTTTGTATTCAAAACAAATCGTTTCAAAAATCCATCTGACTGATTGAATAGTTTGAATAGTTTGCTCAGTCAAATGTCTCAGTTCCAACGAGAGGATTTCTAagaatctttttgttttgttttttccctttaactCAAAATACAACGAATACCTTCATTTGTAGACTGGAATGAATCaatcactgtgtgtgtgtatttttaattaggTTGATGAAAAATCATGCAAATCAATGACTTGTCATCTGTTTGACAAAAGGCCCCTTTGACACAGAACAAAAATCACAGCTAATTGATAAGGCAGGAGAGCAATATATGGAGGCCATTGATTCTATTCATCCTATAATTTAATCCAAATCCAGGCGTCacgttgattaaaaaaaattccctgcGCATAAATTACACTTAGTGCTGATAATGCTGTCAGTTTTCTCGACGGCCCTCAGACGAAAGTGCTGACGGCTCcatcatttatttcatttttgaaccAATAATGCATAGTGAGCCTGTGTTTTACCATAAAATCGTTTCACGGTCTATTGAATCACTCAAGTCACCTCTGAGATGTCAGAGTGGTTACCAGAAACCCCCATTTTCATGGTTACACAAATAAATTGGCGTCTTTTTGCTTTGTTGGATTATAAATCAGGGGCcccttaaaatatttacaccccGCGGTTTAATCAATCAGCAAAACGTCGGGCTCATTACGTAAATATGAACAGATTGCGCGATCTTTTAACGTAATCACACGTATTGCTGCTGCTTTCTCAAGGCCCTGTCCTGTCACTTAACTAATGGACAAGTACTGCGGGGCCCAATAAATCCACATCTGTCCGACTTAAAACGCTGTTCGAAAGCatgaaaatgcagcatttttttttttttttacctgttaaGTTTATTGAAGAGGCGTCATTTATTGTTGCAGGAAATATGCGTTACAGGTGTCGCGCCAATTATAATGAGAATGGTGCCAATCTCGATGTCAGCGTAACCTTCAGCGCCCGATTATCTGCAGAAACACTTAAACTGAATCAACAAATAGAGAAAAGTAAAGCTGAGATTCCATGTTCTTTACATCACTGGTTCAGGGGGCAGCATGGCTCGTCAGgtaaagtttattgtttttctttaaagtttcaATTATGTAAAGAGACttgaaaaaaagtaatttatttacagATATACTGCAATATATTATACTATATCACGCATCTGATACGCTGCTAATCAGATACGTTCATTCGTTCACAGTTTTCGTACATGAGTTCTGTCTGCCCTctggtggaaaaataaaagaagacaCTCTCAAAAActattcagttatttatttatttattttttaagtggcattttttactattttttacattttttactatTTCCTCAGCAACGTTGTTGTAAGATTTTTTGTTAATTGTCGcatagatttatttatgtttatttattgatccttGAAATGTGagtgttttttattcatgtagTTTTAGgaacatttataataaatgttgggtttttttgttatttttgtggaTACCGAGCTGATGcagttttttaatgtaaaacaaaaacatgatgtatttatttaggtgCAAACTATCAGCGAGACAAGAATATGATGCTCATATAGAAAAATTTTAGACTTCAGATTTGTTATCCAtgggttattttcaaaaactgaaattttgcaTAAAGACTTGAATTCAATGATTAAAGGATttatcaaacatgcatggaagaatcaaagcaacacagGCTTTGAttataacatgaagctaaaaaaaaacccgctCCCAACCACTTTTGAAGGAACCCGTCTGGTGACATAAAAGTCGTGGGCACGAATTATGAAGTTCTGGCCAGGATTCTATTTTGTTTCTCTCATATCACCAGACGGGCTCCGTAGCCCTTTGCgtgaaaatgcacattttctgcGCTGTTGGTTAGTTTTGGGTGCGTTTGTTATGTGGGACTGGCCGCCGACCTCAGAGGGGCGGTTCCCTGGAGTTTGGAAGCACATGATGAATTTGTGAAGAGCTTGAAAACTTCCCTGTCTCTTTCTGGTTTTGCTCTTCAGCGCTGACTGAAAGTGAAAACAGCCTACGCAGAAAGAGCCAGCTTGATATCCAGACAGAGCGTTTTCTCACACTGCAGCTGTGAACATGGCCTCCACAGAGCTCGGTAAGAGCGCggtgttttttctctcccaacTTCTATTCAAGCTTCGTTTCTCTGCCACACGCGCAGAGCTAGCTAAGTAGCTAGCATTACCCGGCGTGCAGAGCTTTTGATTCGCTGAAACACTTGCTCTAAAcgagtctctgtctctgtcattGCAGCTCTTTTGAGTGTGTCAGATAAAACTGGACTGGTGGACTTCGCCAAACACCTGGTGAATGTGGGCCTGTCTCTGGTGGGCTCAGGAGGCACAGCCAAAGCCCTGCGCGACGCCGGACTGGCTGTCAGGTTGGTAGTTTAGCTGGATTCCTCGGTTGCATTCAAATCTGCTCTGTGCTGAGggcgcttcttttttttttttttttaacctgtgtCTGCTGTGTATCAGGGATGTGTCTGAGCTGACCGGACATCCAGAGATGCTGGGAGGCAGAGTGAAGACCCTGCACCCTGCTGTCCACGGAGGCATCCTGGCCAGGAAAAGCGCCTCTGACTCTGCAGACATGGAGAAACTGAGATACAGCCTGGTCAGGTGAGGAGGGAACATCTCCAATATTTAAACACACAtccagtcttttattttttttaaatttttttttaccttctacAGTTCTTTCACCACAGTGAGGGGGGTGCTTATTTAAAAGCAGATGAGAAACTGTTGCAAGGTTGACTTAAATCAAACAACCTCTGCAACCTGTGGCTTTGAAGCACTTCACAAGCTCATCAGATTTAATGGCAGTGCGTGTGCATGTTATCAGCGAACACGTGTATTGGATTTGACAACTGCTGATCATCTTGTGACTCTTGTTTAACTGAGACCAGCAGAAAACGATTAAATCACAGACACACCGTGCTGGGGCTTCTGGAGCTGATTTTgtgggaaaataaatacatttgttggTGAAGTTCTGTGAAGAGTTTAATCGAATGCGGTGAAgagaattatttatttcaacacCAGTAGATTCCGTAAAAAGGGTAATTGGGGAAATTTACTATATGAGGCTTTAGAGAAAAGTGTAGCGGAAGTCGGTGAAATAAGAGCAATGCACATTAAACATTTAGGGTTCTTGAACTGACTGCTACTGATTATTATTgtataaaaagcaaacaaaaaaataggaaCTGGATCCGTAATCTCATTGATTTCAGAAATTTGGTCCACCATGACTAAAGTTGTTGAAACATCTTTGTTCCCAAAACTGATGTTAGCCTAAAGGTTTAAATTAAAAgaccaagtatttttatatataaacttGCCTTTTCACTGATAGTCAATAAAACGAAACGAGGAAGCATTTCAGAGATCCAATGTTACGATGCTACCCTTACATACTTAATCAGTTCAATATTAATTCTTGTCATTTGTGAATGGATAAAGCTTGAGTATGTTCCTGAGAAAATGAGTGAacttggttttctgtttgttctttaaagaGTGGTGGTTTGCAACCTCTACCCTTTTGTAAAGACAATCTCAAGCCCAAATGTGACTGTGGAGGATGCTGTGGAGCAGATTGACATTGGTAAGTCAAGCTAATGAGAGCCTTCATGCAGTCTGTGtaagatttaaatttttcagtAAAACCACCAACAGTTGTTGCGTAGAAGTCTGAACGTTTTGTGTCTCTTTAGGCGGTGTAACTCTGCTGAGAGCAGCAGCTAAGAACCACGCTCGGGTCACCATTGTGTGCGATCCAGCAGACTATTCGCTGGTTGCCAAGGAGATGGAGAATTCAGGAGACAAAGATACGACCCTGGAAACCCGCAGGACATTGGCTCTAAAAGTGaggcattttcattttttttccccccagtatTTTCCGTTGCtgtgtttaaaatgaagaagTTTCTAATTGTCTCAAGTTTTGACACATGTATGAAAagtcttgctttgtttttctgtcctgcactacaatatatatatatatatatatatatatatatatatatataaagaaaacaaaacttttcttttaaaatctgagaTTCTTCTAAGTTTGTCTTGGTTACattttttcattagtttttattttaataggaACTAAATTATGTGATAACAGAGTTTTATGGGGCTCAGACTCTCGAAAATACTAGAAtattgtgtgatttaaaaaaaaaaattgagagtggggacttttttatttcttcattccAATTTctaaagtataaaaatataatgatgaaaatgttttcatgtgcatttacatttaaatgacatGATTTATCTTTGATTAGGCTCATCACAacttgattttaaaacttttctcggtgatttagaaatggaaataaacttTATAGCCCCTCAGTGGGGAATTTCAGCTGTActagtaacaaaaaaaataaataagaagagAGACTGCAGTCAggacaaatttacaaaataaaagagacTGTGCAGTTTGCagaataattgtattttaaaaatgtacaaaatgaatacatatatttttgcatttaaattacagataagaaaagcaaattataagaaaatcaaaaatgccAGCTGTGCAAACAATAGCAGGGATGTAAAATCTTGATAACAGTTGTGGTTATAAAGTCTGCAGAAGGATCTACAGTGATGCTCATTTGTACCTCtaggatgcagcagtctgtcGCTAAAGGAGTTCTCCAGTTCACCACTTCATTTACTATTCCCCCCGCCCCTtacagttaattttattttttattttttcaaacaattgGATACATTTGCAGCTGTTCACAAACTCTTATAGTTGAGATGCATCTGGTTGAATAAACTCCAATTCTTTTACACAAATCTTCTACAAATTGAAGAGTTACATATTTCAAAATTGAGTTAATATATTTTGAGTCTAGATGCTGAACCAGCAGCTACAGTATGCTCTGAAAACTGGAAGACCATTTCAACATTGCTTTGTTTCGTGACTTCTGGAATCTACAGCTAAGACTGATGACATGAAAGCAGTTAAATGTAtggattttgtgtgtgtttgacttgGAACTggtaaggaaaaacaaaatccatatAGAGGGTTatatgatgttgtttttcttcttcttcttcttttgtgtgtgcatgtgtaaagGTGATGGTCAGAGCAGGACAAGGTCCAGAGTAAACGTTTTATCACAGGTGTTGTAAGAGGTCACAGCTTTAGCATTTCAGGCACCTGAACTTTAACCGTAACTGACTGGTGAAGCTTGCAGACACAAATACTTTCCTCAAATTTGACTCTGGGTGGATTAATGGGGAAAAAGTGAGTTTTTAGTCAAATTCTTAAATGTGAAGTGGGCTCATGCATGTGTCTTTGATTCCCTCTCCAGGCCTTCACACATACAGCGCAGTATGACGAGGCCATATCTGACTACTTCCGTGGGCAGTACAGTCGCGGAGTGTCCCAGCTGCCCCTCCGTTACGGCATGAACCCCCACCAAGCCCCCGCCCAGATCTTCACGCTGCGCTCCGAGCTCCCGCTCAAGGGTACGAGCGCATCGCAGACGGCTCAGCTGActggaatattttaatttaaaagtgtgaaaaccTGAACACAATGCAAGTTTCTCTGTAACTACTATACATGTGCATAGTTTTaatgcatcaaaaaaaaaaaccaccaagAATTGATTGCTGTATTTTTTCAGTTAATATTAAGCAGAAACAATTTTTGACCTGCCAACTTTAATACAATTGAAAAAAGATTATCTTTTGCAAACAGATGTTCCTTTTTACATCATAAAGCAATGTTCTCAGCGACGTGAACATCATTTCCTATCTGCAACAAACTTTTTGTTcccatgaaaatattttttacatttgaatcattttgagCTCAACGTTTTCTGTCCCTCAGTGGCGAATGGCTCTCCGGGCTTCATCAACCTCTGCGACGCTCTGAACGCCTGGCAGCTGGTCAGAGAGCTGAAGGCCGCCCTCGGCATGGCTGCCGCCACGTCCTTCAAACACGTCAGCCCTGCCGGTGAGACGATGACACTCTGCCGCTCCTCAATATGTCTATGCTGCTTTACCTGCATGGTTTTTCCTCCCTCTtcgctgcaggagctgcagtaGGAGTTCCTCTGAGTGAGGAGGAAGCCAAAGTGTGCATGGTCCATGACATGCTGAAGGATCTCACCCCTCTGGCCACAGCGTACGCAAGAGCAAGAGGTCAAACAGGCTGAGCGTTTATTGATGTgaagtattttgtgtttgaatctGTGTGTTATTAACGTCAATGAAATCCTTTCAGGCTCAGATCGAATGTCGtcttttggggattttattgcTCTGTCGGATGTTTGTGATGTTCCTACAGCCAAGATTATATCCAGAGAggtgaataaaaaagaaacgaaTATGAGTAGGTGACTGTTATTTTGAATGTAAcgcattttgtttgtttcgcTCTGGTGATTTTCAGGTGTCGGATGGCATTATAGCTCCTGGTTATGAGGAGGAGGCGCTCAAAATTCTGtcgaaaaagaaaaacggcaaCTACTGCGTGCTTCAGGTGAACGTGGCACAAGTTTCACTAGAGAATGCAGCTCCAGTTTATCTCTGCTTTCCTCAAGTCTGTTGATGGAGAAAACGTGTTTTTACCTTCCTACATAATCAAAGGAGTAACAAAATCACTGAAGAAAAGCCCAGAGCTGCGTTTGCTTCAGTTTAATGGTTTTTCCTGTTAAATAgaatcaattttcttttttcaccttGTTCCTTTCTTCCAGATGGATCCAGATTATGAGCCTGACAGCACAGAGGTGAGGGTGCTGTTTGGTCTCTACCTCAAGCAGAAGCGAAACGACGCTCCGATCAACAAGGAGTTCTTCAGGAATGTTGTCTCCAAGAGTTCGGTGAGTCTCTGCGATGCACCGCTGCTCACCTGCACGGCCTGAACGATCAACGCTAACTGCTTTCTGACCTCAACCTCAAGCTGTCTGAGGATGCCCTGCGTGACCTCACTGTGGCCACCATCGCTGTTAAGTACACCCAGTCCAACTCGGTCTGCTACGCTAAAGCCGGACAGGTGAGTCCAGGCAGGAAACTGAATGAAATGATCCGACTCGGCGTGAATTTTCCACTCACTTGCGGTGTGTCCAGGTCATTGGCATCGGCGCCGGTCAGCAGTCTCGTATCCACTGCATGCGACTGGCGGGTGACAAGGCGGACAACTGGTGGCTCAGACACCACCCTCGTGTTCTGAGCATGAAGTTTCGCAGCGGCGTGAAGCGAGCAGAGATGGCCAACGCCATCGACCAGTTTGTCAGCGACACCGTTGGcgaggtgaggaggaggaggaggagatcaccaccatgtttttagTAGCTCTGCTCTGCCTGCATGTCATCAGTACagaagtctgtgtgtgtgcaggaagAACAGAAtacaataagaaaaacatgatttcaCTGCAACTAATGATTGTTGTATAtgattaatctattgattattctgacgattaatctgATAAGAAaactggcacattctgcagattagAAATACgttaaaagatgcaaacaaatatttagttccttatttaaaaaaggaattgaacaaattttttttggctAGATTGCAATGGCATTCCTTTAGCTTCATCGTTTGTAGCAAATTATGCAGCAAAAAGAATACGTCtaacataaacatgcaaaaaaccCTTTTTGCTTGACTTATAGTCAATACAGTGCAGGTCTGATCTGTTTGAGCGATTTtgtaattggatagcaaaaggtaagtctttttttcttctttttttgtacattttgaacCAGGTGATGCTGAAACTCATTTGAAGAGTTCTGGGTAGTACATATTTAcaagtttgtttggtttttatcttaaatgcaaaatgaatattttgtaCAGTGTCCTTTCAACGGATTACCTTTGTAAGTCTTCATAAACcttttaatgattaatcgattaataaattagttgtttaaataattgattcatcccagttaatcgtttcagtccaTCTACAGCTTCGCCCAAGCTGTAAGACCAGCAGTAGAAAACAGAAGAGTGTTTAGTTTAAAGGATTTGTGGTTTGTGACCAAAATGGAAattgatggggttttttttttttgtttttttaagttttttgtgtgttttgtgcttGCAGGGCCCAGACCTGGCTGTCTGGAAGTCCATGTACGATGAGGTACCGGAGTCTCTGACGGCTACTGAAAAGAAGAACTGGATCAGCTCCCTGCAGGCTGTCGCCGTCAGCTCAGATGCCTTCTTTCCCTTTAGAGACAACATAGATCGAGCCAAACGGGTAAATTGCACTCTAAGCATGTACACGCTCTTTAGCATGCGTGAAAGTCAACCCAGTTTTCAGGGTAACAGTCTCTTCTTTCTGTCCGTACGCAGAGCGGTGTGGAGTACATCGCAGCTCCTGCGGGCTCTGCTGCTGATGAGGTTGTGATTAACGCCTGCAATGAGCTGGGCATCACTCTGGTGCACACCAGCCTGCGACTCTTCCATCACTGAGCATTACCAACGTTTCTGATACTGAGACATTCCTACTGTTACCGTTGTAGAAGTGTAGAAATcactactgttttttttttaacactagCTGTGTTCTAATATGGGGGAGCAATAAAGTAGCTGTGAATGTAGAATGTAGGTaattcaaataaactgctgagtagtaatgtttttattcttgtgGTCCGTTATCTTGCTTCTCTTAAGTTTTTAACTTGGTATTTAGcacattattttaagttattttgaatttatcaCATTCATTccagtttttgaaaaatgacaagtttgTTCCACCAATATTTAAACAACCACTTTTTTTAGTATCACAATTCTCTACAGAATATGCATGAAcaaattcagttatttttggtCATATTGCTTGTTTGATTTCAAAACTCAACTTACCTGAGTGTTTTTATACTAAATTAAAAGTCGGCAACATATGAACAAAATGAATGTTAAGCAGTTGATTGCATGCTAGCAAGCTAGCATTATTTGCTTTATACAAGACAGCAAtgtttccccccaaaaaagagtTGTTATTCCCCTAGTGTCataagtttctgtttgtttgcgGAGCAAAAAATATAGATGATCACACAACAATATTCAAAATTTAGAATCTCtccagttttattaaaacaaggGACTTTTGTCAAAGACAGAAACAACATTGGCACTgacaaaaaagtacaaaaatagacCGGTTCACATTCTCACAGCCTAGTTCAAACATTCGAGTAGCGTGATTAAAGGGAtgaactggtaaaaaaaaaaaaaaagatgttaaaggTTCATCAATCACACACAGTGCTACCCTTCCACCTAAAAACGAAGGGTTACAAAAAATGAACCAGATGCTTGTAGacaattaaaaatgccaactacTTTGCATTCTTTAACACAGTGCTTACTTTCTGACAATGTTTTATGACGAGTAGATCCAAAACATGtcaatggaaaacaaatgcCAGCTGGATAAGTAGCCTTTATAACCTTATTTACATCTAGCTGTAATGGGTCATTAGAGCCCTCAGTTCAGTCATTAGGCAGGTGTTTTCAACAGTGAACTGACtggcttggaaaaaaaagacatctggaCAGATCAGGCAGCAGGGCAGGAAGCGACGTGAACGTGCCATAGAAAGTGATAATGCAGTCACACTAACAGCATGGCTTCTACAAGGTGAGACAGTGCAGCAACTGAGGCGGTGACGGAGCGAAAGCAAGAGTCACGCGACCGTACGAGAAGTTACTTCTGAGCATTTTGCTGAGTGATTCCATCCGCTAGCAGCTCAGGTCGGAGGCACTCGATGGGGCAATGGATATTCTGAAGAATAAGAAGAGCGCAACGTCAATACGAGGAGTTGGCAAAAAAGAACTATATTCAAtacttgtaaaaatatatatatctcacTTTTCGAAGTGTGTTTTCTCCATATCTAACAGACTCCAACAGGGTGACATCAGAGCCTGGTCTGCGGCAGTTCTCACACCGCCATCCCTGTgagacacaaacatgcacacgtCCATTAAGGCTCCATCTAATTCACCACACATAAATTGAAGGATCGATTTATCAAACCTGTTGTCCTCCATCGCAAGTGCAGGTGCAGATGGCGCCTAGGTA
This genomic window contains:
- the atic gene encoding bifunctional purine biosynthesis protein ATIC is translated as MASTELALLSVSDKTGLVDFAKHLVNVGLSLVGSGGTAKALRDAGLAVRDVSELTGHPEMLGGRVKTLHPAVHGGILARKSASDSADMEKLRYSLVRVVVCNLYPFVKTISSPNVTVEDAVEQIDIGGVTLLRAAAKNHARVTIVCDPADYSLVAKEMENSGDKDTTLETRRTLALKAFTHTAQYDEAISDYFRGQYSRGVSQLPLRYGMNPHQAPAQIFTLRSELPLKVANGSPGFINLCDALNAWQLVRELKAALGMAAATSFKHVSPAGAAVGVPLSEEEAKVCMVHDMLKDLTPLATAYARARGSDRMSSFGDFIALSDVCDVPTAKIISREVSDGIIAPGYEEEALKILSKKKNGNYCVLQMDPDYEPDSTEVRVLFGLYLKQKRNDAPINKEFFRNVVSKSSLSEDALRDLTVATIAVKYTQSNSVCYAKAGQVIGIGAGQQSRIHCMRLAGDKADNWWLRHHPRVLSMKFRSGVKRAEMANAIDQFVSDTVGEGPDLAVWKSMYDEVPESLTATEKKNWISSLQAVAVSSDAFFPFRDNIDRAKRSGVEYIAAPAGSAADEVVINACNELGITLVHTSLRLFHH